From the Rhizomicrobium palustre genome, the window TTGCGCTTAAATGGGGAAGATATGTTAAACCGAAGCACAACTCTGCGTTCACTTCTTATGGCGAGTAGCGCGGCGGCGCTGTTTGTGCTGCCGTCCATGGCCGAGACCGCGGATACGAGCAGCGAGACCATCGAAACCGTGCGCGTGGTGGGCACGCGCCAGAGCGCCGATGCGCTGCAGCTGCGTGCGGATTCCACGATCAGCGTGCTGTCATCGCAAGATCTCGAACATACCGCGGTGCATAACGTCGCCGAAGCGCTGCAGCTTCTGCCCGGCATCAACGTCACCAACACCGGCAATTCCTTCTTTGGCGGCATCGACGGCGCCTCGCGCGGCGAAGGCATGTTCGCCCAGGTACGCGGCATGAACTCCGAGTTCACGCTCAACCTGATCAATGGCGTCGACGTCGCCCAGGGTATGCCCTATAGCCGCGAAGTACAGCTTTCGCTGTTGCCGCCCTCTGGCCTGCAGACCATCGTCGTCAACAAGACCGGTGGCGCCGATCAGGAACTCGACTTTATCGGCGGCTCGATTGATTTCCGCACGCCCACCGCGTTTGACTTCTCGGCTGACCAGACCTTCAGCGCTACGCTGGGTGGCCGCGCCGAAACCCGCGCCTTCGACTATAAAGCCGATGGCATGGGCTATTCCGCTTCGGTCGATGGCTCCAAGAAATTCGGCGCCGCCAATCAATTCGGCCTTTATGCCAGCGCCTATTTCGATCAGCGCCATTTCGTGAACAGCGAGCTGGCGGGCAAGACCGAAGCGGGCAGCGACGGCCAGTGGGCTTTCGTGGTTTCCGACGCGGATGGCAATAGCCCCGCAGGCATGAACCCGGCGAAGAACCTCACCTCGATCGGCTTTGGCGTCGGCATCTCTTCCGGCTACACCGTGCGCTGGGGCGGAAATGTTGCGGCCGATTGGAACGTCAACAGCAATGTGCATGTCTATGGCAAGGCGTCTTATGCCTTCGCCCATACCCGCCAGGACACCACCTTCAGCCAGATTCTGGCGACCAATGTGAAGCGCGGCTCCAGCGGCGTGCGGATCGGGACCACCGATCTTTATCAACCGCTGATCAACGACGTTTCGACCCGCTTTTGGTATGAAACCAACCCGGAAAACGCCAATCTCGGCACGGCGCAGCTCGGGACTGATGTCAGCCTGGGCAAGTTGAGCCTCGACGGCAAGGTCTATTACACGTGGGGCAAAAACGACCGCCCGAACCACGTCGAAATCTCCAACCGCCCATTGAATGAAGATGGGGGCGGCAACGGCTTTGCTTACGGCGGCACGAGTCTGATCAGCTATGATTCCGACGCCTTCCCCTATGCCACACTGACCCCGGCGATGGCGGCACGCCTCGGCAATCTCGGCGCCAACCCCGCCCGCCGCGCTGGTGATATGAGCTTCCAGCACTCCGGCCAGGAAAAGGCGGGCGTCATTCTGGATGGCAGCTATGCGGTGGATGACGAATGGCTGCAGTCGGTCAAGTTTGGCTTTAAGGAATCGACCAGCTGGCGCCATGTCGACGCGCTCTATACCGAAACGCCGAACTTCGGGAATACGCCGCAGCTCTCTACGGTGATGTTCTCCGATCTCGGTATCTATGACAGCATGTGGTCGCAGGCTTATCCCGGCAAGTACACGTGGTCAGTGCCGAAGATCAATCAGGCCAAGCTGATCGGGCTTTATCAATCCAAGCCGACGGTGATCGATAGCTGCGATGGCCGCAATTATGCCGGTTATGGCTACGGTGCGTGCGATACGCAGAATGGCCGTGAGACGGTTACCTCTGCCTACGCGATGGCGACGCTAAAATTCGGCGACGTCGAGGCCATTCCGGGCCTGCGCTATGAGCATAGCGAAATCCACAACGTCTTCTGGAAGGACAATTTTGTCACCGACAAGACCACCAAGAAGACGAATTGGGTAAGCGGCGGTTTCACCTCCAACAACACGTCCTATGATGAAGTGCTCCCGAGCCTCTTCCTCAACTGGCGCCCAGCAGATGGCGCCGTCTATCGCGCCTCGGTGTGGACGAGCTATACACGCCCCGCCTTCATTCAGCTGGCTGCGAACAACAGAACGCAGACCAACGCGGACGGCTCGACCAGCATCACGGAAGGCAATCCCGACCTGAAGCCGATCGAATCCGTCAACTACGAGCTCTCCGGCCAGTGGTCGAGTGAGCATGGCGGCTATCTTCAGGCCTCGGCCTTCGCCAAGCAGCTGTCGAACTACATCTATAACAGCGGCACTAACTTCGTGAACGGCACCAGCATCACAACGGGTAATACAGCCGATACGTCAGTGACCTTCACCAAGCCGATGAATGGCGGCTCGGGCCACATCTATGGCATCGAGCTGGAATTCCGTCAGAAGCTGGATGAGGTCTCGGGGTGGCTGGGCGGCTTTGGCCTGGGCGGCAACTTCACCCACAACTGGACCAAGGTGGACCTCGGCGCCAAGACGGGCCTGAACAGCGAACCAGTCCAGAACGCGCCGGATAACGTTGCGAACATGCAGCTCTTCTATGAAAAGGACGGCCTGCAGTTCGACCTTCTGTGGCACTACACCGGCTCTTATGTCGCCAGCTATGATTATCTCGGCAAAGGCGCCAGCTGGGATCATGTCTGGGTGCAGCCGACGCAGCGCGTCGATCTGCATGTCGGCTATGAGATCAGCGATGCCCTGCGCGGTGACGTCTCGGTCTCCAACCTGATGGATACCGAATCCTATCGCGCCCAGGTCGGCCAGTATTCTTCGGCCCTGTCGGATGTGGTCGATACCGGCCGCACCATCCTCTTCACGATCAAGTACAAGAACTGATTTTCCGTACCCCTCTTAGAACTTGGGCGGGATTCACATCCCGCCCTTTTTTTGTGTACCCCAGACCGCCAGTCCCCAGATCAATCAGATAGGGTCGTAGCTGCTATTACCCGAATTTGGGCTTTGCAGATGAGATGCGAATTTTAAACACTATAACGTGTACATGTGTGATAAACGCGCAAAGCGCGATATAATTAACCAATAATGCGTCTCATTAACACCTTTTAGTTGCAAGCCGATTTATACCACTACCCTGATATTCTTAAGGGGAATGTGATGGCCCAGGCCGCTCGCCAATCAAAGGTAATCTCGGCAACAAAAGTTCTTCTTCTGGCATCTGCCTCATTTGCCACTATCTCGGCGCTTAGCCCAGCATGGGCCACACCATCGGGCTTCTTAGATTTTACCACGAGCGGCAGCCTCAGCGGCTGGACCACATATGGCACCGTCAGCACGAAGAACGCCACAGACTCCCTTACGCTCGGAACCAAGCCATTCCAGCTGACGCCCGCAACGGGCGAATATATGGCGAAGATATCCCCCCTTAACTCCGCTACCCAATGCGCTGGCCCCAACTCTTGCTCGGCGATCGACAGCATTATGGGCCTAACCAGTGGCCAACTTTCCACGGTCTTCAACACTTTGCCGCTCACAAACACAAGAAGGGCGACCAATTTCGGCATCATGACGGAAACAGCTTCGCTCGCGGCGGGCAGCTATACTTTTTATTGGTCCTATGCGGCGGGCGACTACAAACCTTACAATGATGGCGTGCTGTTCGCGATATCGGGTGGGGGCACTGAAACAGTGTCCGTTCTTGCCAATAATGGCGACGGTTCAAATGGCGGTACGGGCGGCGGCGCACAAGCGGGAACGGTGGTCGTTGGCGATTACGGCGCTACGCAATGGGCCGCGTATACCTTCACCGTCGCCACAAGCAGCACATATCAGCTGAGCTTTGCCGCTTATAACTGGGGCGACACAGACAATTCCTACGTCCCGACTCTCTATATTGGAGCTTCGGCGGGTACTGTGACGGGCGGCTCGACATCCCCCATCGACACCAACCATACCTACTATCTCGCCTCCAATCTGGGCTCCTCGGTTGCGCCTGATTTCAAAGGCGGGACATTGCGTCTGAATGCTTCCGGAACCATCAGCAACGCATTCGCGGTGGAAAACTATACCGGCAACACAATCGATGCTTACGGCAATACCGGAAACTTCTCCGGTGTTATGAGCGGCGCCGGTGGCCTTACCATCAAAGACGGGATTGGCGGCGGCAAGGTGATTTTTACCGGCGCGAACACCTATACAGGCGGTACGACGATAAATTCGGGAGCAGTCCTGCAAATCGGCATCGGCGGGACAACAGGATCGATCGCTGGCAACGTCAATGACCTCGGCACGCTGATCTTTAACCGCAATGATGCCATTACCTATGCCAATGTAATTTCCGGCACCGGTGGCCTGATCCAGGCCGGTAGCGGCACGCTGACTCTGACCGGCACGAATACCTATACCGGCGGCACGACCATTGGCGCAGGCACACTGCAAATCGGCGATGGTAACACCTCCGGATCGATCGCAGGCGATATCGTCAACAATGCGGCTCTCGCCTTTAATCGCAGCGATGCGATCACTTTTGCTGGAGCGATTTCCGGCACCGGTGCCCTTACCCAAGCAGGCAGCGGCACCCTCGTTCTGACAGGTGCCAACACCTATACAGGCGGCACGACCATTGGCGCAGGGACATTGCAAATCGGCGATGGCAACGCCTCCGGATCGATCGCAGGCGATATCGTCAACAATGCGGCCCTCGCCTTTAATCGCAGCGATGCGATCACTTTTGCTGGTGCGATTTCCGGCACCGGCACCCTTACCCAAGCAGGCAGCGGCACCCTAGTTCTGACAGGTGCCAATACCTATACAGGCGGCACGACCATCTCCGCTGGCACGCTGCAAATCGGTGACGGCAACACATCCGGCTCAATTGCGGGTGACATCACCAATAACGCCGCGTTGATCTTCAACCGTAGCGATGCGATCACCTATGCCAATGTGATCTCCGGAACCGGTAAACTGACTCAAGCCGGTAGCGGCACACTGATCTTAACGGGAACGAACACCTATAGCGACGGCACAACGGTTTCAGCAGGCACGCTGCAAATCGGCAATGGCAGCACATCGGGCGCGATCACGGGAAACGTCGTCAACAACGCGACGCTCGCCTTCAACCGCAGCGACAGCATCACCTACGGCGGTATCATCTCTGGAACCGGCGGCGTGAGCGTGAGCGGCGGTGGAACAGTCATCGTGACGGGAAACAACACCTATACCGGTCAGACCTCCATCGCTGCTGGATCCACCCTGCAGATCGGCAATGGCGGCACCACGGGCGCCATCGTTAGCGATGTCATCAATCAGGGTATTCTGGCCTTCAATCGCAGCGACAATGTCACCTTCAATGGCAATGTCACTGGAAGTGGCACGCTGGTGCAGAACGGCACCGGCAAAGTCATCGTAACGACCAATTACACCGGAAAGACCATTGTCAACTCCGGCACGCTGCAAATCGGCAATGGCAGCACATCCGGCACCGTGGCGGGCAATATCGTCAACAACGCCACGGTGGTTTACGGCCAAGCTGCAACGACAACCTATAGCGGCGTCATTTCCGGCGCAGGCAGTTTGGCTGTCAGTGGCGGCGGCATTGTCATCCTCAACGGCTCGAACACCTATACCGGGCCGACGACCGTTACAGCGGGATCGCTGATCATCGGCGACAGCACCCACCAATCGGCGACGGTTCTGAGCGGTGTCACGGTGAGTAACAATGCCATTATTGGCGGCTATGGCCTGATCGGCGGCAATCTCTTGGCTAGCGGAGGCACCGTAAGCCCCGGCAACTCGATCGGCACGCTCACTGTTTCGGGCAACTATTCCCAGAGCTCCGCTTCAACGCTCAAGATCGAAGTCACACCCACCGCAAGCGACAAGCTGCTGGTCAAAGGAAAGGCGCAGCTTGATGGCACGCTAGCGATATCCCTGCTGCCCGGCACATACGGCACGACCCTGTATCCGGTGCTGACCGCGAGCAGTATTAGCGGCACCTTCGCCACGGTTACCTACACAGGCGGCGATGCGAACATGGCCTATGGCGTCATGTATGGCGCGCAGGAGGTCGATCTCGCCGTGACTCCGAAAGCCTCGGGTCAGATCTATGGAGATATTGTTAGCCAGAGCCTCGATACGGCGGTGGAGTTGAACAACACCACCCTTGAGCGGTTGAACAGCTCGACGGCCACCGGCTGGAGCGCGTGGAGCAAGACACTGGCTGGCGCGAGCCATACCAGCGGCGATATGAGTGTCGGAAGCTTCAATGCGCAGCTTTGGGGCGTGATCAGCGGTGCCGATTACCAGTTCAGTGGCGGGACCAAGCTGTCGGGCGTCTTCTCCTACACGCATAACCAGATCGGCGTGCATGACCAGAATGACAAGGCGTCCGTCGAAGGCTATTTCTTCGCCCTGGCAAGCCACATTCCCGCCAATGCCTTTACCTTTGATGTTTCGGCATTCCTGCAGAACAACGTCGTCGATACGCTGCGCCGCAAGGGCGGGATCGGCGATGCCGCGGGCTCAACTAACAATCTTGTCGGTGGCGGCTCGCTGCAGGCCAAGTATTCCGGTGGCAATGGCGATCTTCAGCCCTTTGCTCGCCTCACCGTGGCAAGCATTGGCACAGAGTCTTTCACGGAGGCCGGAACACTGGGCTTCGCAGTGGCATCGCAAACACGCATTTCGGTCCGCGGCAGTCTGGGCCTGGAAGCCAGCCATACCTTCCTGACTGAAAACGGCACGCGTATCCTGCCGCGCTTGCAGATCGGCATGGAAAACGAGTTCGGCGAGGTCAACCGGGAAACAGCGATCACCTTCGCTTCCACGAACTTCCTTGCCCCCGCCCCCTCGCCTTCACGCTTCGGCGCCTTGGTTGGCGCTGGGGTGACGGCAGCGTTGCAAAACAGGCTGGAGCTGTCGCTCGATACGCGCGGCCGGATCAGTGCCAACCAAATAGACGGTATTGTGAGCTTCGGTGCGAAGTACAAGTTCTAATATCTGCAATAATCAGGGCCTCCGCTACACCGGCGGGGGCCTAAGTCTCATAGGCTATTCCGAAGGTGAAGGTTCGCCCGCTGCGGGTGACGACTTCGAGACGTTTCGCAGTAGCGTCGGTATATTGAATGATCGGCTGGTCGGTCATGTTGATGCCTTCCAGCGTTGCCTTCAGATGATCGCCGATGCGGTAGTGCAGCGCGAAATCGACATTGCTGGTCGCCGCATAGTAATCGCCGACATTGCCGTTAGCCCCCGGCCCGCCGCGATAGCCGCCGCGATAGGCCTGAGACACCCGAACACTGAAGCGATCCCCTTCATAATAGAGCGTGGCATTATAGGAGAACTTGGAAAGATTGAGCAGCGGTAGAGAAACCGCTCGGCCGTTGAAAATCACCCGACTGTTGCCATCGACATAAGTGAAGTTTCCGGTCACACCAAAGCGATCAAACGGCGCTGGAAGGAATTTGAAATCATGCTGGATGGCCACTTCCATGCCAGCAAAGTCCGCGCCCTTGCCGTTGACCGGAGCAGTGTAGTTATAGAGCACATCGGGATTCTGATGCGGCAGCAGGAAAGACAGGGGAAAGCCGGTTTGGCTGTAGGGCATCACCGTGGTGGCGGTGGTGATGAAGTCTTCCATGTTCTTATAAAAAACGCCAAGCGATGCATAGCTCGAGCCCCGATCATAATATTCGAGCGAAGCCTCCACGGAATCGGCAAAGAAGGGCCTGAGATACGGGTTTCCGGTCGAGACCGTGCCGCCAAAGGGCGCAGTGGTGAGCGTGCCGGCGGCGGCAAGATCAGACAGTGCCGGACGCGAGATATTGCGGTTTGCACTGAAGCGGGTGAGAAGATTATCTGCAAGACTGATGACGAGGTTGGCGGCGGGAAGGACGTCATCATAGCGATAGGATATCGCCACCGGCGCGAGCGAAGAGCCATTGTTCAGGGTACCGCGCGAGGAAATCCAGGTCGAGAAATAGCGAAACCCGATATTACCGCGCAGAGGAAAGCCGAACAGCGAGGCCTCGCCATCGAGCTTCACATAACCCGCGAGCGTATCCTCACCGAGGCTGTAATCGGAACCGGGCACAGTATAGGCGACGGTTAGCGCCCTGGCTTGGCCGATGGTGTTATAGGTCGCATCAACAGCGCCGACCACATAAGGCGCGACCGTGCTTTGCGTGAGAACAAACTTATCGTCTGCGAGAAGCGGCCGATCCGCGGGATCGTTATAGAAAACCTTGTTGCTGCGGTTCCAGCCACCATTGCTGAAGCTTTTATACTCCATACCAGAGGAAAGCCGCACACCATCAAAGACGCGCCATTCCAGATCAAGCTTGGCGTTGAAATAGCGGCTGGTGATCGCCTCTTCCTGGCTGTCGAGCCGCATTAGATTCCACTCGCCCGGCTCAGTCAGTGTTCCGCCATAACCATTGATGGGTCGATTAGGTGTGGTGTAGTCGAATTGAAAATTCCGGTTCTGCGTTTCCAGAAACACCTTGTCGAAAACCGGCAGGCCGTAAGCTGAGCGCGAAACACCGACCAAGGCATGCAAGGTGAGACTCTCGTTGACCTCCATCCTTCCCGTCAGCGCGGCCTGATAGAAATCGGTCGCGTCTTTCATCTCATTGGCTTCGCTGCGCAGATCGACATGCGAGAAACCGGCCTTTAGAAGGCTGTTCTGCGTGATGAAAGCGTCGTCGAGGCGCTGGGTACCGGTGATGTCCACCGTGAGCCCATTGGTGCCCGCCGCCGCAAGGGCATAATCTTTTCGGTTATTGGAAAGGTGGCCGAACATCACATCCAGATCAAAATCGAGATGGTCCGACGGGCGGTATTGCAGCGCGGCGGTGGCACCGATGCGGGTACGGTGATTGAACCAGGAAGAGTATGTTTCGGCGATAGGAAGATATATCTTCCCGGCCAGCAGGGTTTGCGCGTCGGCTTGGGAGATATTCACGCCGATATTGGCGCTGCCGAAAACTGCCTGATGCCAGCCCCAATTGCGATAGCCATATTCCACCGAATTGGCGGTGGAGGCCGCGATAGCGACGAGCGCCCCGAAATTTCCCCAACGGTTGGAGACAAGCGCGGCCAGATGCGGCGTCGGTGTGGCGCTGGAGGTGTTCACCATCGCCTTGCCGGAGACGGCCATCTTGAAGCCGGGGAAATCGAACGGCTTCGGCGTGCGCAGCTTTGCCGTGCCCGCGATGCCGCCCTCGTCCTGATCGGCGGCATAGGATTTCTCTATGGTCACGCTGGAAAAGAGTTCGGAGGAAAAGAGACTGAAATCGAAACTGCGGGTGCGGCTGACAAGGCCACGGTTATCCATGCCGGAGGCCGTATTACCCAGCACTTCCATGCCATTAATCTGGGTGCGGGCGAAATCCGGCCCCAGGCTGCGGATGGTGATCTGCCGCCCCTCCCCTGAGTCGCGCGTGATCGCAACACCCGGAATGCGCTGCATGGATTCAGCGAGGTTGATATCGGGGAAGGCCGCGATATCGTCGGCGACGATGCTGTCCTGGGAAATCACCGCTGCAAATTTCAGATCGATGGCGCGTTGTAGACTGCCGCGATACCCGGTGATGACGACTTCCTCCGGCGCCACCTCCTCCATGACATTCACCGGCTCCGGCGCGGCGTGCTTCAGCACATACCCTCCCGCCACATATTCGGCCTTGATGGGCAGGCCTGAGAGCAGCCGGGCTAGCGCCTCGCTGGCGCGCATCATGCCATGCACAGGCGGCGTCTTGAGACGGGCGGTGTTGACCGCCGTCATGATCTGCACATCGCCCTGGAGCGATAATGCCTGGATGGCGCTGGTGAGATTACCCGCCTCGATGGCGAAGTCATGGGCCAGCGGTTCCGCCAAAAGCGCGGACGAAATGGCGGCCGCACCGGCGCCAAGGCCGATTACCCAACCTGCCACCCTCCGACGTCCCACAATACGCACTCGGCTTATCCCAAGGGACATTAGCCAAGCCGCATGTCACAAATGTTATGGGTTCAGCGCAAGGCGAGTGTCAGATCGGGCTGGCGGCCATAACCTTTCAAGGCGATGTGATCTGCATAAAAGGCGAGCACGGCGTAAGCGGTCTCCTCGGTATCGAGCATGCCTTTGAGATTCACG encodes:
- a CDS encoding autotransporter outer membrane beta-barrel domain-containing protein, with translation MTETASLAAGSYTFYWSYAAGDYKPYNDGVLFAISGGGTETVSVLANNGDGSNGGTGGGAQAGTVVVGDYGATQWAAYTFTVATSSTYQLSFAAYNWGDTDNSYVPTLYIGASAGTVTGGSTSPIDTNHTYYLASNLGSSVAPDFKGGTLRLNASGTISNAFAVENYTGNTIDAYGNTGNFSGVMSGAGGLTIKDGIGGGKVIFTGANTYTGGTTINSGAVLQIGIGGTTGSIAGNVNDLGTLIFNRNDAITYANVISGTGGLIQAGSGTLTLTGTNTYTGGTTIGAGTLQIGDGNTSGSIAGDIVNNAALAFNRSDAITFAGAISGTGALTQAGSGTLVLTGANTYTGGTTIGAGTLQIGDGNASGSIAGDIVNNAALAFNRSDAITFAGAISGTGTLTQAGSGTLVLTGANTYTGGTTISAGTLQIGDGNTSGSIAGDITNNAALIFNRSDAITYANVISGTGKLTQAGSGTLILTGTNTYSDGTTVSAGTLQIGNGSTSGAITGNVVNNATLAFNRSDSITYGGIISGTGGVSVSGGGTVIVTGNNTYTGQTSIAAGSTLQIGNGGTTGAIVSDVINQGILAFNRSDNVTFNGNVTGSGTLVQNGTGKVIVTTNYTGKTIVNSGTLQIGNGSTSGTVAGNIVNNATVVYGQAATTTYSGVISGAGSLAVSGGGIVILNGSNTYTGPTTVTAGSLIIGDSTHQSATVLSGVTVSNNAIIGGYGLIGGNLLASGGTVSPGNSIGTLTVSGNYSQSSASTLKIEVTPTASDKLLVKGKAQLDGTLAISLLPGTYGTTLYPVLTASSISGTFATVTYTGGDANMAYGVMYGAQEVDLAVTPKASGQIYGDIVSQSLDTAVELNNTTLERLNSSTATGWSAWSKTLAGASHTSGDMSVGSFNAQLWGVISGADYQFSGGTKLSGVFSYTHNQIGVHDQNDKASVEGYFFALASHIPANAFTFDVSAFLQNNVVDTLRRKGGIGDAAGSTNNLVGGGSLQAKYSGGNGDLQPFARLTVASIGTESFTEAGTLGFAVASQTRISVRGSLGLEASHTFLTENGTRILPRLQIGMENEFGEVNRETAITFASTNFLAPAPSPSRFGALVGAGVTAALQNRLELSLDTRGRISANQIDGIVSFGAKYKF
- a CDS encoding TonB-dependent receptor; amino-acid sequence: MAGWVIGLGAGAAAISSALLAEPLAHDFAIEAGNLTSAIQALSLQGDVQIMTAVNTARLKTPPVHGMMRASEALARLLSGLPIKAEYVAGGYVLKHAAPEPVNVMEEVAPEEVVITGYRGSLQRAIDLKFAAVISQDSIVADDIAAFPDINLAESMQRIPGVAITRDSGEGRQITIRSLGPDFARTQINGMEVLGNTASGMDNRGLVSRTRSFDFSLFSSELFSSVTIEKSYAADQDEGGIAGTAKLRTPKPFDFPGFKMAVSGKAMVNTSSATPTPHLAALVSNRWGNFGALVAIAASTANSVEYGYRNWGWHQAVFGSANIGVNISQADAQTLLAGKIYLPIAETYSSWFNHRTRIGATAALQYRPSDHLDFDLDVMFGHLSNNRKDYALAAAGTNGLTVDITGTQRLDDAFITQNSLLKAGFSHVDLRSEANEMKDATDFYQAALTGRMEVNESLTLHALVGVSRSAYGLPVFDKVFLETQNRNFQFDYTTPNRPINGYGGTLTEPGEWNLMRLDSQEEAITSRYFNAKLDLEWRVFDGVRLSSGMEYKSFSNGGWNRSNKVFYNDPADRPLLADDKFVLTQSTVAPYVVGAVDATYNTIGQARALTVAYTVPGSDYSLGEDTLAGYVKLDGEASLFGFPLRGNIGFRYFSTWISSRGTLNNGSSLAPVAISYRYDDVLPAANLVISLADNLLTRFSANRNISRPALSDLAAAGTLTTAPFGGTVSTGNPYLRPFFADSVEASLEYYDRGSSYASLGVFYKNMEDFITTATTVMPYSQTGFPLSFLLPHQNPDVLYNYTAPVNGKGADFAGMEVAIQHDFKFLPAPFDRFGVTGNFTYVDGNSRVIFNGRAVSLPLLNLSKFSYNATLYYEGDRFSVRVSQAYRGGYRGGPGANGNVGDYYAATSNVDFALHYRIGDHLKATLEGINMTDQPIIQYTDATAKRLEVVTRSGRTFTFGIAYET
- a CDS encoding TonB-dependent receptor, translating into MASSAAALFVLPSMAETADTSSETIETVRVVGTRQSADALQLRADSTISVLSSQDLEHTAVHNVAEALQLLPGINVTNTGNSFFGGIDGASRGEGMFAQVRGMNSEFTLNLINGVDVAQGMPYSREVQLSLLPPSGLQTIVVNKTGGADQELDFIGGSIDFRTPTAFDFSADQTFSATLGGRAETRAFDYKADGMGYSASVDGSKKFGAANQFGLYASAYFDQRHFVNSELAGKTEAGSDGQWAFVVSDADGNSPAGMNPAKNLTSIGFGVGISSGYTVRWGGNVAADWNVNSNVHVYGKASYAFAHTRQDTTFSQILATNVKRGSSGVRIGTTDLYQPLINDVSTRFWYETNPENANLGTAQLGTDVSLGKLSLDGKVYYTWGKNDRPNHVEISNRPLNEDGGGNGFAYGGTSLISYDSDAFPYATLTPAMAARLGNLGANPARRAGDMSFQHSGQEKAGVILDGSYAVDDEWLQSVKFGFKESTSWRHVDALYTETPNFGNTPQLSTVMFSDLGIYDSMWSQAYPGKYTWSVPKINQAKLIGLYQSKPTVIDSCDGRNYAGYGYGACDTQNGRETVTSAYAMATLKFGDVEAIPGLRYEHSEIHNVFWKDNFVTDKTTKKTNWVSGGFTSNNTSYDEVLPSLFLNWRPADGAVYRASVWTSYTRPAFIQLAANNRTQTNADGSTSITEGNPDLKPIESVNYELSGQWSSEHGGYLQASAFAKQLSNYIYNSGTNFVNGTSITTGNTADTSVTFTKPMNGGSGHIYGIELEFRQKLDEVSGWLGGFGLGGNFTHNWTKVDLGAKTGLNSEPVQNAPDNVANMQLFYEKDGLQFDLLWHYTGSYVASYDYLGKGASWDHVWVQPTQRVDLHVGYEISDALRGDVSVSNLMDTESYRAQVGQYSSALSDVVDTGRTILFTIKYKN